A section of the Bacillus sp. HSf4 genome encodes:
- a CDS encoding extracellular solute-binding protein, with amino-acid sequence MGKKWLIPMLMLLLLAGGLLGCSKGADQASSKDEKVDLDSPLDLSWMVILYHQQPPKDTAIKKIEELTNTKLDLMWVPDAVKEDRLNSALAAGNLPKVVTIQDIKNSSVMNAFRSGMFWEVGPYLKDYPNLSKMNKLINKNASIDGKLYGIYRERPLSRQGIVIRKDWLDNLGLEMPKTLDDLYKTAKAFTENDPDQDGKQDTIGFADRNDLIYGAFKTLGSYMGMPTDWKEQNGKFTPAFMTTAYMDTMKYMKKLYDEGLINKDFPVTSKTQQQELFSQGKSGIYVGNMVDAVNLRDQSVDDKMELDIINRIKGPDGKEHVWASGGHNGIFAFPKTSVKTEKELKRILAFFDRIAEEDVYSLMTYGIEGVHYKKEGDQHFKRIEKNLKDWQAEIQPLVSLVGIDKAYLKNTGDPLRSKYEELTEDNQKIIVSNPAESLYSQTESERGDELQKIIDDATYQFILGKIDESQFEQAVEKWRSNGGDQVIKEYEEAFQKAEK; translated from the coding sequence ATGGGGAAAAAATGGCTGATCCCGATGTTGATGCTGCTGCTTTTGGCGGGGGGATTGCTGGGCTGCTCGAAGGGAGCCGACCAGGCTTCTTCAAAGGATGAGAAGGTGGATCTTGATTCTCCCCTTGATTTGAGCTGGATGGTGATTCTCTATCACCAGCAGCCGCCAAAGGATACGGCGATTAAAAAAATTGAAGAGCTCACCAATACAAAGCTTGATTTAATGTGGGTGCCTGATGCGGTCAAAGAAGACCGCTTGAATTCCGCCCTCGCCGCCGGAAACCTGCCGAAAGTGGTCACCATTCAGGACATCAAAAATTCATCTGTCATGAATGCCTTCAGATCGGGGATGTTTTGGGAAGTCGGCCCTTATTTAAAGGATTATCCGAATCTGAGCAAAATGAACAAGCTCATCAATAAAAATGCATCAATCGATGGAAAGCTTTACGGCATCTACAGAGAGCGCCCGCTATCAAGACAAGGGATCGTCATCCGCAAAGATTGGCTCGACAACCTGGGTCTCGAGATGCCGAAAACATTGGATGATTTATACAAAACGGCCAAAGCGTTTACAGAAAATGATCCAGATCAAGACGGAAAGCAGGATACGATTGGATTTGCCGACAGAAATGATCTGATTTACGGGGCGTTTAAAACATTGGGTTCATATATGGGGATGCCGACAGACTGGAAAGAACAGAACGGCAAGTTTACACCTGCTTTCATGACGACAGCATATATGGACACCATGAAGTATATGAAAAAGTTGTATGACGAAGGGCTGATCAATAAGGATTTTCCGGTAACAAGCAAAACACAGCAGCAGGAGCTGTTTTCTCAAGGGAAATCCGGCATTTATGTAGGAAACATGGTCGATGCCGTCAATTTAAGAGACCAGTCTGTTGATGACAAGATGGAGCTTGATATCATCAACCGCATCAAAGGACCTGACGGGAAAGAACACGTCTGGGCATCCGGCGGACATAATGGAATCTTCGCCTTTCCGAAAACGAGCGTCAAAACGGAGAAAGAGCTGAAACGGATTTTAGCCTTTTTTGACCGAATTGCAGAAGAGGATGTCTACAGCCTGATGACATACGGCATCGAAGGGGTTCACTACAAAAAAGAAGGGGATCAACATTTCAAACGCATTGAGAAAAACCTGAAAGACTGGCAAGCCGAAATTCAGCCGCTTGTCTCACTTGTCGGCATTGATAAAGCCTATTTGAAAAACACGGGAGATCCGCTTCGTTCAAAATATGAAGAGCTGACAGAAGACAATCAAAAGATCATCGTCTCAAACCCGGCTGAGAGCCTGTACTCCCAAACCGAATCGGAAAGGGGAGATGAACTGCAAAAGATCATCGATGATGCCACATATCAATTCATCCTCGGGAAGATAGATGAAAGCCAATTTGAACAAGCGGTCGAAAAATGGCGCTCAAACGGCGGCGATCAAGTGATAAAGGAGTATGAAGAAGCGTTTCAAAAAGCGGAGAAATAG
- a CDS encoding carbohydrate ABC transporter permease, with protein MTIRHSAGSRLFDILNYSFLAGFGLVCVLPFIHVIAASFATVEEVISKKFILIPTTFSLEAYKYIFSTDIVYRSLIISILVTAAGTAVSMFLSSLMAYGLSRRELAGRRVLMFLVVFTMLFSGGMIPTFLVVKTLGLLDSYWSLILPTAINAFNLIILKNFFQNIPDSLEESAKMDGCNDLGIFFRIILPLSLPAIATISLFYAVTYWNTYMQAILYLNDSTKWPIQVLLRQIVIVSSGMQGDMTEMGAASPPPEQTIKMAVIVVATIPVLLVYPFIQKHFAKGALLGSIKG; from the coding sequence ATGACGATCAGACATTCTGCAGGTAGCCGTTTGTTTGACATATTGAATTATTCATTTTTAGCGGGATTTGGACTGGTTTGTGTACTGCCGTTTATCCATGTGATAGCCGCTTCTTTTGCGACAGTGGAAGAGGTGATTTCGAAAAAGTTCATTTTAATCCCGACGACTTTTTCACTGGAGGCGTACAAATATATTTTTTCGACCGATATTGTCTACAGAAGCTTAATCATTTCCATTCTTGTGACGGCCGCAGGAACGGCGGTCAGCATGTTTCTTTCCTCACTGATGGCCTACGGATTGTCGAGAAGAGAGCTGGCGGGCAGACGGGTGCTGATGTTTTTAGTCGTCTTTACGATGCTCTTCAGCGGCGGTATGATCCCGACATTTCTCGTCGTCAAAACACTTGGACTCTTGGATTCCTACTGGTCTCTGATTCTCCCGACCGCCATCAATGCCTTTAACCTGATCATTTTAAAAAATTTCTTTCAAAATATCCCGGATAGTTTGGAAGAATCAGCGAAAATGGACGGCTGCAATGATCTGGGGATTTTCTTCCGCATCATTCTGCCGCTGTCCCTGCCGGCGATTGCGACGATTTCACTGTTCTATGCCGTCACCTATTGGAACACGTATATGCAGGCGATTCTGTATTTGAATGATTCGACGAAGTGGCCGATTCAGGTTCTGCTTCGGCAAATCGTGATTGTATCAAGCGGAATGCAGGGAGATATGACGGAAATGGGAGCGGCTTCACCGCCTCCGGAGCAAACGATTAAAATGGCGGTTATCGTCGTTGCGACCATACCGGTGCTGCTCGTATATCCGTTTATTCAAAAGCACTTTGCAAAGGGAGCGTTATTAGGATCTATAAAAGGATGA